TTCATGATCATCGTAGGATTAATCGCCTACGTAATAGTCACCATTATCGCTGGTTAGACAGCAAATCCGAGCGCTCGCAGCTGTTCGCGGCCTTCCTCAGTGATCATTTGTGGACCCCACGGCGGCATCCATACCCAGTTGAGAGTCATTTTGTCAGCGACACTATTGCCCACGATTGCCTGCTCGGCTTGATCCTCAATCACGTCGGTTAGCGGGCATGCCGGTGAAGTAAGCGTCATGTTGATCACACACTCCGTCTGACCTTCCTCTTCTTCCATCCAGATGTCGTAGACCAGACCGAGGTCAACCACGTTGATGCCCAGCTCTGGGTCAATTACATCGCGCATGTACTCTTCAGCGTCGGCGGCCTTAGCGATTTGCTCGTCGGTCTGTGCAGGGCGGGTGCCTGGACCGTCGAAGCGAGACTCCGAAGTCTGTTCGTTGTTTGGTTCAGTCATTATTTTTCCCTTTCATTCAGCGCGTCAGCGGTTGCAGCTTGAAATGCCTTCCATCCCAGCAGTGCACACT
The Corynebacterium breve genome window above contains:
- a CDS encoding metal-sulfur cluster assembly factor — protein: MTEPNNEQTSESRFDGPGTRPAQTDEQIAKAADAEEYMRDVIDPELGINVVDLGLVYDIWMEEEEGQTECVINMTLTSPACPLTDVIEDQAEQAIVGNSVADKMTLNWVWMPPWGPQMITEEGREQLRALGFAV